One stretch of Rosistilla oblonga DNA includes these proteins:
- a CDS encoding putative sugar nucleotidyl transferase: MRILLFEDSSTDQLAPITISRPAYAITCASYRLIDWVRRMNASIAGEVRAYQQPIQQADFADLQSPADWQQGSEPVLAINARCVPSIENFQAFQRIAARQNSGIVKSGHDVAAILLMPQDLIQSKSMPGTSVSQQMLAVDGVAPIDESVAMFDWPHEVVRWHMQLMNASLEDRIAQGNYEQREDGVFLAPGAKIGDYAVIDTSEGPILLDENVTVGPFCYLSGPVYAGPGTRVIEHAALKDGVSLGHTVKIGGEVEASVIEPYTNKQHHGFLGHSYLGSWINLGAGTCNSDLKNTYGRINIEYDDRKMATEMQFLGCIVGDYSKSAINTGIFTGKVIGVCSMLYGFVTQNVPSFMNYAQIFGQVAEIPADVMVATQARMFARRKVQQRQCDIDLIRAMYDQTSSQREQGEHAEIF, from the coding sequence ATGCGGATCTTGCTCTTCGAAGACAGTTCGACCGACCAACTGGCTCCAATCACCATCAGCCGCCCGGCGTATGCGATTACCTGCGCCAGCTATCGCTTGATCGATTGGGTCCGCCGCATGAACGCTTCGATCGCCGGCGAGGTTCGAGCGTATCAGCAACCGATCCAACAAGCCGACTTTGCCGACCTCCAGAGCCCCGCGGATTGGCAACAGGGAAGCGAACCGGTCCTGGCGATCAACGCGAGGTGTGTCCCTAGCATCGAGAACTTCCAAGCATTCCAGCGGATCGCCGCCCGCCAAAACTCAGGGATCGTGAAATCGGGACACGACGTCGCGGCGATCCTGTTGATGCCGCAAGATCTGATCCAATCGAAATCGATGCCCGGGACAAGCGTCAGCCAGCAGATGCTGGCGGTCGACGGGGTCGCACCGATCGACGAATCGGTGGCGATGTTCGACTGGCCTCACGAAGTCGTCCGCTGGCACATGCAATTGATGAATGCGTCGCTGGAAGACCGGATCGCCCAGGGCAATTACGAACAGCGCGAAGATGGCGTGTTCCTCGCCCCCGGTGCCAAGATCGGCGACTATGCGGTGATCGACACTTCCGAAGGCCCGATCCTGTTAGACGAAAACGTTACGGTCGGACCGTTTTGTTATCTCAGCGGCCCCGTCTACGCGGGACCGGGAACTCGCGTGATCGAACACGCGGCCCTTAAGGATGGCGTGTCGCTAGGTCATACGGTCAAGATCGGCGGTGAAGTCGAAGCGTCGGTGATCGAACCCTACACCAACAAACAGCATCACGGATTTCTGGGGCACAGCTACCTAGGCAGCTGGATCAACCTCGGTGCTGGAACCTGTAACAGCGATCTGAAGAACACCTACGGCCGGATCAACATCGAATACGACGACCGCAAGATGGCGACGGAGATGCAGTTCCTGGGCTGCATCGTCGGCGACTATTCCAAGTCGGCGATCAACACCGGCATCTTCACCGGCAAGGTGATCGGCGTCTGCAGCATGCTGTATGGGTTCGTGACGCAGAACGTCCCCAGCTTTATGAACTACGCTCAGATCTTTGGCCAAGTCGCCGAGATCCCCGCCGACGTGATGGTCGCGACCCAAGCGCGGATGTTCGCCCGCCGAAAGGTTCAACAGCGACAGTGCGACATCGACCTAATTCGGGCGATGTACGACCAGACCAGCAGCCAACGCGAACAGGGCGAACACGCCGAGATCTTTTAG
- a CDS encoding CerR family C-terminal domain-containing protein: MLNAAGRVFAARGYQNATVREICAAAGVNIASVAYYFGDKMGLYRAVVRLIRDEESRRFPIPDPAVQTDPTERLFAFVRTLLQRMFDTNEDDGWQVRLLIRELQQPTEAMEDIVKDHFAPIQDQLYQNLAELVGEPIDPSSLMHLSFTVIGQCFHYGVCENAVNALLIQRGLAAELDIDELAVHITSVAMAAAANAGFVKHQARLRELIR; the protein is encoded by the coding sequence TTGCTCAACGCAGCGGGGCGGGTATTTGCTGCTCGCGGTTATCAAAACGCAACCGTCCGCGAGATCTGTGCCGCGGCGGGAGTGAACATCGCCAGCGTCGCGTATTACTTTGGCGATAAGATGGGATTGTACCGGGCCGTCGTGCGGCTGATTCGCGATGAGGAGTCGCGTCGGTTTCCGATCCCCGACCCGGCTGTGCAAACCGATCCGACGGAGCGATTGTTTGCATTTGTCCGGACGCTGTTGCAGCGGATGTTCGACACCAACGAAGACGATGGATGGCAGGTGCGGTTGTTGATACGCGAACTGCAGCAGCCTACCGAAGCGATGGAAGATATCGTCAAAGATCACTTTGCGCCGATCCAGGATCAGTTGTATCAAAACCTCGCGGAACTGGTGGGGGAACCGATCGATCCGAGTTCATTGATGCATCTTAGTTTTACGGTGATCGGCCAGTGTTTCCACTATGGCGTTTGCGAAAACGCGGTCAACGCGTTGCTGATCCAGCGAGGATTGGCGGCGGAGCTGGATATCGATGAATTGGCGGTCCACATCACCAGCGTCGCGATGGCGGCGGCAGCCAACGCAGGATTCGTCAAGCATCAAGCAAGGCTTCGCGAATTGATTCGCTAA
- a CDS encoding efflux RND transporter periplasmic adaptor subunit produces the protein MKRLYSKFHKLISGVVLPTATLVACILIFRELGVTTPPERPDPSNSIAAQMQRLAPAEVMPVLSLDKVDGVIDIALEGEVVPYREIQVATEVAGTIVYKSPTVEAGNYVQKGDVLFRIDPTDYELELKRLEQEKKSEYESLREIDQEITNVEKLIEVAKDDELLRDQEIARLARLPKGFASETELDQAQQSRLQALNTRIGFENQLALLRKRRIRQETAEQRVETQLELARKNLERTSIEAPIDGVIFREDVEVNSFIQRGAVMVTMEDTSKAEVAANLRMDQLYWVLDQDHQHAADSSLDSRSYSLPPTPATIEYRINQRDSVYSWEGTLERYDGIGVDAQSRMVPVRLVVDRPADVTGDRAGEGEALSQRMQGPKALVRGMFVRVILHVKPQSSLSLVPNLALQPGNRIWKFQPDASVLAVESPGESTSAQASGPEVAASPFELQAWTAGRLVVLDRITPIVSVTLPTKGAEDEKYWICESRNGDLEPGNFVVVSPLGGVAGDGTDLIRVPAPKSTGGSVARVVDTKLGERSVAQ, from the coding sequence ATGAAACGTCTCTATTCAAAGTTCCACAAATTGATCTCGGGTGTCGTGTTGCCGACGGCAACTCTGGTCGCCTGTATTCTCATCTTCCGCGAACTCGGCGTGACGACGCCCCCCGAACGCCCCGACCCTAGCAATTCGATCGCCGCTCAGATGCAGCGACTGGCTCCCGCCGAGGTGATGCCGGTGCTGTCGTTGGACAAGGTGGATGGCGTTATCGATATCGCGTTGGAGGGAGAGGTGGTTCCCTATCGCGAAATTCAAGTCGCGACCGAGGTGGCGGGGACGATCGTCTACAAATCGCCGACGGTCGAAGCGGGCAATTATGTTCAAAAGGGAGACGTCTTATTTCGGATCGATCCCACCGATTACGAACTGGAATTGAAACGCTTGGAACAAGAGAAGAAATCGGAATACGAATCGCTGCGTGAGATCGATCAAGAGATTACCAACGTCGAGAAGTTGATCGAAGTTGCCAAAGACGATGAGCTGTTGCGGGACCAAGAGATCGCGCGGTTGGCGCGGTTGCCCAAGGGATTTGCTAGTGAAACCGAGTTGGATCAAGCACAGCAGTCGCGTCTGCAGGCGTTGAACACTCGGATCGGATTCGAAAACCAATTGGCGCTGCTGCGGAAGCGTCGCATCCGCCAAGAGACAGCGGAGCAGCGTGTGGAGACTCAGCTGGAACTGGCTCGCAAGAACCTGGAGCGAACCAGCATCGAAGCACCGATCGATGGCGTGATCTTCCGCGAAGATGTCGAGGTCAATTCGTTCATCCAACGCGGTGCGGTGATGGTCACGATGGAGGATACATCCAAGGCGGAGGTCGCTGCAAATCTGCGGATGGACCAGTTGTACTGGGTGTTGGACCAGGATCACCAGCACGCTGCCGATTCGTCGCTCGACAGCCGCAGTTACAGCCTGCCGCCGACCCCTGCGACGATCGAATATCGCATCAACCAACGCGATTCGGTCTATTCGTGGGAGGGAACGTTGGAGCGATACGATGGGATTGGAGTCGACGCGCAGAGCCGGATGGTGCCGGTTCGATTGGTCGTCGATCGGCCAGCTGATGTGACCGGCGACAGGGCTGGTGAAGGGGAAGCGTTGAGTCAGCGGATGCAGGGGCCCAAGGCGCTTGTGCGGGGGATGTTTGTGCGAGTCATCTTGCACGTGAAACCGCAGTCGTCGCTTTCGTTGGTTCCCAATCTGGCGCTGCAGCCTGGCAATCGGATCTGGAAGTTCCAGCCCGACGCAAGCGTATTGGCGGTGGAATCGCCGGGCGAATCGACGTCGGCGCAGGCGTCCGGGCCGGAAGTGGCTGCTTCGCCGTTCGAGCTCCAGGCGTGGACCGCGGGGCGGTTGGTGGTGTTGGACCGAATCACGCCGATCGTTTCGGTAACGCTTCCGACGAAGGGGGCCGAGGACGAAAAGTATTGGATTTGTGAATCGCGTAACGGCGATCTGGAGCCGGGCAATTTTGTCGTCGTTTCGCCGCTGGGAGGCGTTGCGGGAGACGGCACCGATTTGATTCGAGTTCCCGCGCCGAAGTCGACTGGTGGCAGCGTCGCTCGCGTTGTCGACACCAAGTTGGGCGAGCGGTCGGTCGCTCAATAG
- a CDS encoding acetyltransferase, translating into MKVREALETERDSLVDIWLRSVRATHDFLSEDDIERILPLVRDHALVDLEIWVLADAADEPIGFMGLADDKLEALFLAPEHRRRGGGGRMVDHARDLKGRLRVDVNEQNPAALAFYQSLGFVVEGRSELDSAGMPFPILHLRDPAE; encoded by the coding sequence ATGAAGGTTCGAGAGGCGTTGGAAACCGAGCGTGATTCGCTTGTCGATATCTGGTTGCGTTCGGTTCGGGCGACACACGATTTCCTGAGCGAAGACGACATCGAGCGGATCCTGCCGCTGGTTCGCGATCACGCGTTGGTCGATCTAGAGATTTGGGTGTTGGCCGACGCTGCGGATGAGCCGATCGGTTTCATGGGGCTAGCGGATGATAAGCTCGAAGCTCTGTTTCTGGCCCCCGAACATCGTCGCCGCGGCGGTGGGGGGCGGATGGTCGATCACGCTCGAGATCTGAAGGGGCGATTGCGAGTCGATGTCAACGAACAGAACCCCGCGGCGCTAGCGTTTTATCAGTCGCTGGGGTTTGTCGTGGAGGGGCGTTCGGAGCTCGATAGCGCCGGGATGCCCTTCCCGATCCTGCATCTGCGGGACCCGGCCGAGTAG
- a CDS encoding efflux RND transporter permease subunit, giving the protein MKSVIRWAITNSPGMNVIMLATMLLGAACFYGMRREVFPEFELEIVVVTVPYPGATPEDVEDGICQKIEEAVRSIEGIKKVTSIAQEGSGSVIMELQADVADVQKVLNEIDREVARIPSFPDLTEEPTVQQITFRTPAIRVAVVGPRTDDPDSELRLRSVVEDLRDDLLQLKTVSATSIMGAKPFQIDVEVSEEMLRKYGLSLKQIAAILRARNIELPGGQLKSDGQEVLLRAKNKGRFGDEIGRLPIITQSNGSVLTVNDIGTVRDAFEDLTSISEINGEPAMVVNVERTKSEDLLAMVREVREYVDRALPPEPHGVSRFQRLKKWLTRSSDADQDPEAEAADAEPKAGGLAPRLPPGYKLVVWGDTSQDVQDRLSLLIRNGASGLALVFLVLALFLELRLAFWVALGIPISILGAGCILWYGDKTLNMLSLFSFLVALGIVVDDAIIVGENIFAHRQQGKKRLRAAIDGAAEVLPSVTASVSTTVIAFSPMFFVSGVMGKFMAVIPFAVIAMLVISLLESLFVLPAHLAHEHSGFFRFLNVLLYPLRPIGMLLSAVGRRSSRGLEWFAEHVYLPVFKYALQFPTIPISIAIGMLIVTVGMVRGGIVQKNLFPKLDSNNVKATVVFPDGTPVAITDAATQKMEQAIRQVSAEIAAERSAAENKTPLELYPDSPLNMTGPVKLTFRQVGSMTTGGGAAEQTTSGSHAGQVLVELYDTNVRTTKSSDLLNRWRDAVGELPGAESVVFGTEDMGPGGAAIEFKLLAPADKMDALESATEAAKAQLASKEGVFDIRDDNTPGKWEFQFKVKEDALATGVTPTDLGETVRNAYYGAEVMRLQRGRNEVKLMVRYPKEQRSTLGNFNEIFVRTDSPNQMESVERPITELAELDIRRGFSEINRVDQRRSITITADIDETKANGSDIVAYLQREFEPTLQESFPGVSIRWEGQQEQSRESVGSLMIGFGVAMFCMFILLVLQFRSYFQPLLILAIIPFGMIGAVWGHALMGLPLSLFSMFGLVALAGVVVNDSIVLVDFINSRIRAGEPPVMALMESGQRRFRPVILTSFTTIAGLLPLLMERSFQAQLLIPMATSLAFGLLTATVLVLFMVPILYMLYLKMLERLGIPYTDHTATNLEIQTHPSTD; this is encoded by the coding sequence ATGAAAAGTGTCATTCGTTGGGCGATCACCAATTCGCCAGGCATGAACGTGATCATGCTGGCCACGATGCTGTTGGGCGCTGCCTGTTTCTACGGCATGCGTCGCGAGGTGTTTCCGGAGTTCGAATTGGAGATCGTCGTGGTGACGGTTCCCTATCCCGGTGCTACGCCCGAGGATGTCGAAGACGGGATCTGCCAGAAGATCGAAGAGGCGGTGCGGTCGATCGAAGGGATCAAGAAGGTCACCTCGATCGCTCAGGAAGGCAGCGGCAGCGTGATTATGGAATTGCAGGCCGACGTGGCCGATGTGCAAAAGGTGCTGAACGAGATCGATCGCGAAGTCGCTCGGATCCCCAGCTTTCCCGATCTGACAGAAGAGCCGACGGTCCAACAGATCACTTTCCGGACGCCGGCGATCCGCGTTGCCGTGGTCGGTCCGCGAACCGACGACCCCGATTCCGAACTGCGCCTGCGAAGCGTGGTCGAAGATCTGCGCGACGATCTGTTGCAGCTGAAAACCGTTTCGGCAACCAGCATCATGGGGGCCAAACCGTTCCAGATCGATGTCGAAGTCTCCGAGGAGATGTTGCGCAAATATGGGCTGTCGTTAAAACAGATCGCTGCGATCCTGCGGGCGCGGAACATCGAATTGCCTGGCGGGCAGTTGAAGTCCGACGGTCAGGAGGTGTTGCTGCGAGCGAAGAACAAAGGTCGCTTTGGCGATGAGATCGGGCGGCTTCCGATCATCACGCAATCCAACGGTTCGGTGCTGACCGTCAACGATATCGGCACCGTTCGCGATGCCTTTGAAGATCTAACCAGCATCAGCGAAATCAATGGCGAACCGGCGATGGTCGTCAACGTCGAACGGACCAAAAGCGAAGATCTGCTGGCGATGGTCCGCGAGGTCCGCGAGTATGTCGATCGCGCTTTGCCTCCCGAACCGCACGGCGTCAGCCGTTTCCAGCGGCTGAAAAAGTGGCTCACCCGCAGTTCCGACGCCGATCAGGATCCGGAAGCGGAGGCGGCCGATGCCGAACCAAAAGCTGGCGGATTGGCACCGCGGTTGCCACCGGGATACAAGTTGGTCGTTTGGGGCGACACCAGCCAGGACGTGCAGGATCGCTTGAGTCTGTTGATCCGCAACGGTGCGTCGGGGTTGGCGTTGGTCTTTTTGGTGTTGGCCCTGTTCCTTGAACTGCGACTCGCATTCTGGGTGGCGCTTGGAATTCCGATCTCGATCCTCGGGGCCGGATGTATCCTGTGGTACGGCGACAAGACGCTGAACATGTTGAGTCTGTTTTCGTTCCTGGTCGCGCTGGGAATCGTGGTCGACGACGCGATCATCGTGGGGGAGAACATCTTCGCGCATCGCCAGCAGGGAAAGAAGCGATTGCGAGCGGCGATCGATGGCGCGGCGGAAGTTTTGCCTAGCGTCACCGCTTCGGTCTCGACGACTGTGATCGCATTTTCGCCGATGTTTTTTGTCTCTGGCGTGATGGGGAAGTTCATGGCGGTGATCCCGTTTGCGGTGATCGCGATGCTGGTGATTTCGCTGTTGGAAAGTTTGTTTGTCCTGCCGGCTCACCTGGCTCACGAACACTCGGGCTTCTTCCGTTTCCTAAACGTTCTGTTGTATCCGCTGCGTCCGATTGGGATGTTGTTGTCGGCGGTCGGTCGCCGCAGCAGTCGCGGTTTGGAGTGGTTCGCTGAACACGTCTATCTGCCGGTCTTCAAATACGCGTTGCAGTTCCCAACGATTCCGATCAGCATCGCGATCGGAATGTTGATCGTCACGGTGGGAATGGTCCGCGGCGGGATCGTGCAGAAAAATCTGTTCCCCAAGCTCGATAGCAACAACGTCAAAGCGACGGTTGTCTTTCCCGACGGAACGCCGGTGGCGATCACCGACGCGGCGACGCAAAAGATGGAGCAAGCGATTCGGCAAGTGAGTGCCGAGATCGCGGCGGAGCGATCGGCAGCGGAAAACAAAACGCCGTTGGAGCTGTATCCCGACAGCCCACTGAATATGACCGGCCCGGTGAAGCTGACGTTTCGCCAAGTTGGATCGATGACAACCGGAGGAGGCGCGGCGGAGCAGACGACCAGCGGCAGCCACGCCGGGCAGGTGTTGGTCGAATTGTACGACACCAACGTCCGAACGACTAAGTCGAGCGATCTGTTGAATCGCTGGCGCGATGCGGTTGGCGAATTGCCAGGTGCCGAGAGCGTCGTCTTTGGAACCGAGGATATGGGCCCCGGCGGAGCGGCGATCGAATTCAAGCTGTTGGCTCCGGCTGACAAGATGGACGCGTTGGAATCGGCAACCGAAGCGGCTAAGGCGCAATTGGCCAGCAAAGAGGGAGTGTTTGATATCCGCGACGATAACACGCCGGGCAAGTGGGAATTTCAGTTCAAGGTGAAAGAGGATGCGTTGGCGACCGGCGTGACGCCAACCGATTTGGGTGAAACCGTTCGGAACGCCTATTACGGTGCGGAAGTGATGCGTCTGCAGAGGGGCCGCAACGAAGTCAAGTTGATGGTCCGGTATCCCAAGGAGCAGCGGAGCACGCTCGGCAACTTCAACGAGATCTTTGTCCGCACCGACTCACCGAATCAGATGGAGTCGGTGGAGCGGCCGATCACCGAATTGGCCGAGCTCGATATCCGTCGCGGATTTTCCGAGATCAACCGCGTCGACCAACGCCGATCGATCACGATCACTGCCGACATCGACGAAACGAAGGCAAACGGTTCCGATATCGTGGCCTACTTGCAGCGAGAGTTCGAACCGACGCTGCAGGAAAGTTTCCCCGGCGTAAGCATTCGTTGGGAGGGGCAGCAGGAACAGAGTCGCGAATCGGTCGGCAGTTTGATGATCGGATTTGGGGTGGCGATGTTCTGCATGTTCATCCTGCTGGTGCTGCAGTTCCGCAGTTATTTCCAACCGCTGTTGATCCTGGCGATCATTCCCTTCGGCATGATCGGAGCCGTCTGGGGGCACGCGTTGATGGGCTTGCCGCTGTCGTTGTTCAGCATGTTTGGGCTGGTTGCGCTGGCGGGTGTTGTGGTGAACGATTCGATCGTCCTTGTCGACTTCATCAACTCCCGGATCCGCGCCGGCGAGCCGCCGGTGATGGCGTTGATGGAATCGGGACAGCGTCGCTTCCGGCCTGTGATTCTGACCAGTTTCACCACGATCGCGGGACTGTTGCCGCTGTTGATGGAACGCTCTTTCCAGGCTCAGTTGCTGATCCCGATGGCGACAAGTTTGGCGTTTGGATTGTTGACCGCCACCGTGCTGGTGCTGTTCATGGTCCCGATCCTGTACATGCTGTACTTGAAGATGCTGGAGCGGTTGGGCATTCCCTATACCGATCACACCGCGACGAACCTCGAGATCCAGACGCATCCGTCGACGGACTGA
- a CDS encoding NADPH:quinone reductase encodes MKAAFIKTTGDADVIQYGDLPDPQPGQGQVLVRTEAVSVNPIDTYVRSGMIAMDLPDPFIIGCDIAGTIAAVGEGVTGFRIGDRVWGSSQGLLGRQGTFAELCAIDQDWLYETPDGVAAEDAAACALVGITAHLGLFGRARLLADETIFVRGGTGGVGSMVVQMAKAAGANVITTGGSDEKVERCRELGADFAINYKTENLQERLAELAPDGVDVFWETIREPDFDFAVEALAPRGRMVLMAGRDARPEFPVGPFYVKECTVHGFVMFKASADEMKLAAEDINQWLASGQLKSQISQRLPLSQAAQSHRLQEAGTLAGDGSLAGKVVLTVGD; translated from the coding sequence ATGAAAGCAGCTTTTATTAAGACGACGGGCGACGCAGACGTTATCCAATACGGCGACCTTCCCGATCCGCAGCCCGGCCAAGGCCAGGTTTTGGTTCGCACCGAAGCGGTGTCGGTTAACCCGATCGATACCTATGTCCGCAGCGGGATGATCGCGATGGACCTGCCCGATCCCTTTATCATCGGATGCGACATCGCCGGTACGATCGCGGCGGTTGGCGAAGGTGTCACCGGATTCCGGATCGGCGATCGCGTTTGGGGCAGCAGTCAAGGTTTGCTGGGCCGGCAGGGGACGTTTGCTGAGTTGTGCGCGATCGATCAGGATTGGCTGTACGAAACTCCCGACGGCGTCGCTGCCGAAGATGCCGCGGCCTGTGCGTTGGTTGGGATCACTGCCCACCTGGGTTTGTTTGGCCGCGCGCGACTGTTAGCCGATGAGACGATCTTTGTTCGCGGCGGGACCGGCGGCGTTGGATCGATGGTCGTGCAGATGGCCAAAGCGGCTGGTGCAAATGTGATCACGACCGGCGGCAGCGATGAGAAGGTCGAGCGTTGCCGCGAGCTAGGAGCCGACTTTGCCATCAACTACAAGACCGAAAATTTGCAAGAGCGTTTGGCCGAACTGGCTCCCGATGGCGTCGACGTCTTCTGGGAAACGATCCGCGAACCCGATTTCGACTTCGCCGTCGAAGCCCTTGCGCCGCGAGGCCGGATGGTTTTGATGGCCGGTCGCGACGCGCGTCCCGAGTTTCCCGTGGGCCCTTTTTACGTCAAAGAGTGCACGGTGCATGGATTTGTGATGTTCAAGGCGTCGGCGGACGAGATGAAGCTGGCGGCCGAGGACATCAACCAATGGCTCGCCTCGGGGCAATTGAAGAGTCAGATCTCGCAGCGATTGCCGCTGTCGCAAGCTGCCCAATCGCATCGCCTTCAAGAAGCGGGAACGCTCGCCGGCGACGGCTCGCTGGCCGGCAAGGTTGTGTTGACCGTGGGCGATTGA
- a CDS encoding thioredoxin family protein yields the protein MLRSILPYALLLLVISPAWAGEFNQVLSIGDAAPMWNDLPGIDDGKHGLDDWKQAEVVVIAFTCNSCPYATDVEQRLIALTKDYKDHGVAVVAINSNKVPDDELPAMKERAATAKFNFAYLSDPTQQTAKAYGAITTPEFYVLDKERRVVYMGAMDDSPDGKQIEHPYVRQAIDAALTGGKPAVAETVPIGCRIRFQRVRRKR from the coding sequence ATGCTCCGATCGATTCTACCCTACGCCTTGCTGTTGCTTGTGATCAGTCCCGCCTGGGCGGGTGAGTTCAATCAGGTGTTGAGCATCGGCGACGCGGCCCCGATGTGGAACGATCTGCCGGGAATCGATGACGGCAAGCATGGCCTGGACGATTGGAAACAGGCGGAGGTGGTGGTCATCGCCTTCACTTGCAATTCCTGTCCCTACGCGACCGATGTCGAACAGCGATTGATCGCACTGACGAAGGACTACAAAGATCATGGCGTCGCGGTGGTCGCGATCAATTCCAACAAGGTTCCCGACGACGAACTGCCAGCGATGAAAGAGCGTGCGGCGACGGCGAAGTTCAATTTCGCTTATCTCTCCGACCCAACACAGCAGACAGCCAAGGCGTACGGGGCGATCACGACGCCCGAGTTTTATGTGCTCGATAAAGAGCGACGCGTCGTCTACATGGGTGCGATGGACGACAGCCCCGATGGCAAACAGATCGAACATCCCTACGTTCGCCAAGCGATCGACGCCGCGTTGACCGGAGGCAAGCCCGCCGTCGCGGAGACCGTACCGATCGGCTGCCGAATCCGCTTCCAACGCGTCCGCCGCAAACGCTAA